From the Burkholderia sp. GAS332 genome, one window contains:
- a CDS encoding PLD-like domain-containing protein, with the protein MKKQTIIAAVAAALVSAGCLLMVQPACAAADVQVAFSPDGGAERLVLGTINGAKRSIRVMAYSFTAEPVVRALILAKRRGVDVAVTVDYRSNIDEDRSGRARAALGALAYAGVPVRVVKAFAIQHSKYLIADDATVESGSYNYTSMAARYNSENALVIRGDTELAARYLENWTQVSRLGEPYRAP; encoded by the coding sequence ATGAAGAAACAGACCATCATCGCAGCGGTCGCCGCGGCGCTCGTGTCGGCGGGGTGCCTTCTTATGGTGCAGCCAGCATGCGCTGCAGCAGATGTCCAGGTGGCCTTCTCGCCTGACGGCGGCGCCGAACGCCTGGTCCTCGGCACCATCAATGGCGCAAAGCGATCGATCCGCGTGATGGCGTACTCGTTCACCGCGGAGCCCGTTGTGCGCGCGCTGATTCTGGCGAAACGCCGCGGCGTCGACGTGGCCGTGACGGTCGACTATCGGAGCAATATCGATGAAGACCGTAGCGGCCGCGCGCGTGCCGCTCTAGGCGCTCTGGCATACGCCGGCGTTCCTGTGCGGGTCGTGAAAGCGTTCGCCATTCAGCACAGCAAGTATCTGATTGCTGATGACGCAACGGTCGAGTCGGGTAGCTACAACTACACGTCGATGGCCGCCCGATACAACTCGGAAAACGCGCTGGTGATCCGTGGCGACACGGAACTTGCGGCGCGGTATCTCGAGAACTGGACACAGGTTTCCAGGCTCGGCGAGCCTTACCGCGCGCCGTAA
- a CDS encoding exonuclease SbcC — protein sequence MRPLKLTLEGFYGVRDGMKRDSLTLDLESLPTGLIALTGPNGAGKSTIMDNLHPYRIMPSRATKLSVDAFSYWDNISGTQASKEFEWEHDGIRYRSSFAFRKPGKVGKAEYYLAWFASDGTWTPFTLPDGTVSDGKGETYDRCVEAICGSLESFFTSVFSAQNRRPLASYGASEIKGLLAELLKIDHLRALSAKAGEVAKVLGRTLAAVQQELVALSGKRTRIAETERAIVADEQALAKARQDRETLHSTSANLNTQRASLVAKQGENAAVERRFRELAARRNELSGSLKTVANEQSAATQGANQRRTAIQQTIAGHEATLRQRDAILGAATARDDAQLRIGREESRVEPLQASIAELETKRLSLTSLTTSLNGLQSQGTSQATLLKTLQLQAAVISEVPCAGHEMHTTCPLLAQARNASSQAAEQVVSLTKLRENFRQQREQAELLTPQVAQLAAKQAELRTVNAALAAARLDFQKATELAARKPLLDAAVSGLDVARQELAALETGQQEGLVRREAETTRLNTLLIEVESEAARLAAVDVTGAIAELDRQLTANREATVAIDARIEALIRAQATREAERDAMAKELSGFDATQSRADRISDEIARWKLTAKGLGNDGVIALTIDDAGPALTQTVNDLLLACYGMRFTVEVQTQRELTSGELREGFEILVHDADNDNTKAVSVMSGGQKVWINECLTRGIALYSARNAGQPYQTLFSDESDGPLDPKRKVQFMRMKREVLKQGGYEREFFISQTPELISEADAVIDVEALAA from the coding sequence ATGCGACCTCTGAAATTGACGCTCGAGGGGTTCTACGGTGTCCGGGACGGGATGAAGCGCGACAGCCTGACGCTCGATCTCGAATCGCTGCCGACTGGCCTCATCGCGTTGACAGGCCCGAACGGTGCAGGCAAGTCCACGATCATGGACAACCTTCATCCGTACCGGATCATGCCCTCGAGGGCGACGAAGCTGTCCGTCGACGCGTTCTCGTACTGGGACAACATTTCCGGTACCCAGGCATCGAAGGAGTTTGAATGGGAGCACGACGGTATCCGCTACCGCTCGTCATTCGCTTTCCGCAAACCGGGCAAGGTCGGCAAGGCCGAGTACTACCTGGCCTGGTTCGCGTCCGACGGCACGTGGACTCCATTCACGCTACCTGACGGCACTGTGTCCGACGGGAAGGGGGAGACCTACGACCGTTGTGTTGAGGCGATCTGCGGCTCGCTGGAGTCGTTCTTTACCAGCGTGTTCTCCGCACAGAACCGGCGTCCGCTTGCCTCATACGGCGCGAGCGAGATCAAGGGGTTGCTCGCCGAGTTGCTGAAGATCGATCACCTGCGTGCGTTGTCGGCGAAAGCCGGCGAGGTAGCGAAGGTGCTCGGCCGGACGCTCGCGGCGGTGCAACAGGAACTTGTTGCTCTGTCTGGTAAGCGCACGCGGATAGCAGAAACCGAACGCGCAATCGTGGCTGATGAACAGGCGCTTGCGAAGGCCCGGCAGGATCGGGAAACCTTGCATTCGACCTCGGCGAACCTCAATACTCAGCGTGCTTCCCTTGTTGCGAAACAGGGTGAGAACGCGGCTGTCGAGAGGCGCTTTCGCGAACTGGCTGCCCGGCGCAACGAGCTATCCGGCTCGCTGAAGACAGTGGCCAATGAGCAGAGCGCGGCAACGCAAGGCGCGAATCAACGGCGGACCGCTATCCAGCAGACCATCGCCGGACATGAGGCGACGCTGCGGCAGCGCGACGCAATCCTCGGCGCAGCTACCGCGCGCGATGATGCCCAGTTGCGGATCGGCCGTGAGGAATCGCGGGTCGAGCCACTCCAGGCATCTATCGCTGAGCTTGAAACGAAGCGGCTGTCGCTGACCTCCCTGACGACCAGTCTTAACGGGCTCCAGTCGCAGGGAACGTCGCAGGCGACTCTTCTCAAGACGCTGCAGCTACAGGCGGCGGTGATAAGCGAGGTTCCTTGCGCTGGGCACGAGATGCACACCACGTGTCCGCTGCTTGCACAGGCGCGAAACGCCTCATCGCAAGCGGCCGAGCAGGTCGTTTCCTTGACAAAACTTCGTGAAAACTTCCGGCAGCAACGGGAGCAGGCGGAGCTGTTGACGCCTCAGGTCGCGCAACTCGCGGCAAAGCAGGCTGAACTGCGTACCGTCAACGCCGCGCTTGCGGCGGCGCGCCTGGACTTCCAGAAGGCGACGGAGTTGGCGGCGCGTAAGCCGTTGCTCGATGCGGCTGTCAGTGGTCTCGACGTTGCCCGGCAGGAACTGGCGGCTCTCGAGACCGGGCAGCAGGAAGGTCTGGTCCGCCGGGAGGCGGAGACGACCCGTCTGAATACCCTGTTGATCGAGGTCGAATCGGAAGCCGCGCGTCTCGCGGCGGTCGATGTTACAGGTGCGATCGCGGAGCTTGACCGTCAGTTGACGGCCAACCGCGAAGCGACTGTGGCGATCGACGCGCGGATCGAAGCACTGATCCGCGCACAGGCGACCCGTGAGGCTGAACGCGATGCGATGGCGAAGGAGTTGTCCGGTTTCGACGCAACGCAATCGCGCGCCGACCGGATATCCGACGAGATTGCACGATGGAAGCTGACTGCGAAGGGCCTCGGCAACGACGGGGTCATCGCCCTGACGATCGACGACGCAGGTCCGGCACTCACGCAAACGGTCAATGATCTCCTGCTGGCGTGCTATGGCATGCGCTTTACGGTTGAGGTTCAGACCCAACGTGAGTTGACCAGTGGCGAACTGCGCGAGGGATTTGAGATCCTCGTGCACGACGCCGACAACGACAACACCAAAGCGGTATCAGTGATGTCCGGTGGCCAGAAGGTCTGGATAAACGAGTGTCTGACGCGCGGCATTGCACTGTATTCCGCACGCAACGCCGGGCAGCCGTATCAGACGCTGTTCAGCGACGAGTCAGATGGTCCACTCGATCCAAAGCGCAAGGTGCAGTTCATGCGCATGAAGCGTGAAGTGCTGAAGCAGGGTGGGTACGAGCGGGAGTTCTTTATCTCGCAAACACCCGAACTGATTTCGGAGGCTGACGCTGTTATCGACGTCGAAGCGCTCGCAGCCTGA
- a CDS encoding exonuclease SbcD, with the protein MKVAHFSDLHYAPDNLDEADRCFAFAAGDAIGRKAEVAVISGDSTDHRLDAHAPSLHALASQVHRLANAMPVLMLQGTFSHEPPGTLDNFALMGGAHHVHIADRVSQVALIDGKFWASQGPIFSPEELGEIIRVKPEAVFSCLPTVNKGQLAVSVGALAAGTELGEVLAAYLAAAGRVNAELREAGIPTIGVSHGTVNGCTTEHGVTMAGFDHEFSLGALFDAQCSAFMLGHIHKEQFWTRAGRRIAYPGSIGRFHYGEEGEKGYLLWGVYAEEADSLLIPTPSRQMISVEFDGPPDMKKLQEIADSAGDKFVRVRWQIDEEHRQLVDRDAIAAMFAGAAGLKVEGRVLPVVRSRAQGISLETTVEAKVTRWCELTTIEPAPLVECLQLLETGDAEAIAARVLAGIDAAPVAPSLSLVGGMQVSADPDETNEAPAVVMPVASQSSEPTTLSWLTDDLFAA; encoded by the coding sequence TTGAAAGTCGCACATTTTTCTGACCTGCATTACGCACCGGATAACCTTGATGAGGCCGATCGTTGCTTCGCTTTTGCAGCTGGCGACGCAATCGGGCGCAAGGCCGAAGTCGCGGTGATCTCCGGCGACTCAACCGATCACCGGCTTGATGCACATGCTCCATCTCTGCACGCGCTGGCTAGCCAGGTTCACCGGCTGGCCAATGCGATGCCGGTTCTCATGCTTCAGGGCACGTTCTCGCACGAACCGCCTGGCACGCTCGATAACTTCGCGCTGATGGGAGGCGCGCACCATGTGCACATCGCAGACAGGGTGTCACAGGTTGCGTTGATCGACGGAAAGTTCTGGGCATCCCAGGGGCCGATTTTTTCCCCTGAGGAGTTGGGCGAGATCATCCGCGTGAAGCCGGAGGCCGTATTCAGCTGCCTTCCTACGGTCAACAAGGGCCAACTCGCGGTGAGCGTTGGCGCGCTTGCCGCGGGCACGGAACTGGGCGAAGTGCTCGCCGCATATCTGGCGGCGGCGGGCCGGGTGAACGCAGAGCTTCGCGAGGCCGGGATCCCAACCATCGGTGTGTCGCACGGCACCGTGAACGGCTGTACGACGGAACACGGGGTAACGATGGCGGGTTTCGACCATGAATTCTCACTTGGCGCGCTGTTCGATGCGCAATGCAGCGCTTTCATGCTGGGGCATATCCACAAGGAGCAGTTCTGGACGCGCGCTGGCCGACGGATTGCCTACCCGGGATCGATCGGGCGCTTTCATTACGGCGAGGAGGGCGAGAAAGGTTACCTCCTTTGGGGTGTGTATGCGGAAGAAGCGGACTCGCTGCTGATCCCGACGCCCTCGCGGCAAATGATCAGCGTCGAGTTCGACGGGCCTCCCGACATGAAGAAGCTGCAGGAGATCGCTGATAGCGCGGGCGACAAGTTCGTCCGGGTTCGCTGGCAGATCGACGAGGAGCATCGGCAACTGGTCGACCGCGACGCGATTGCGGCGATGTTCGCCGGCGCCGCGGGTCTGAAAGTCGAAGGCCGTGTGTTACCTGTGGTTCGTAGCCGTGCCCAGGGAATCAGCCTGGAAACGACTGTTGAAGCCAAGGTCACGCGCTGGTGCGAGCTCACGACTATCGAACCCGCACCGCTCGTGGAGTGTCTTCAACTGCTGGAGACCGGGGACGCGGAAGCGATCGCGGCCCGCGTGCTCGCCGGCATCGATGCTGCACCGGTCGCGCCGTCGCTCAGTCTGGTTGGCGGTATGCAGGTGTCGGCAGACCCGGATGAGACCAACGAAGCGCCGGCGGTTGTTATGCCGGTGGCGAGCCAGTCATCTGAACCGACGACGCTATCGTGGCTTACCGATGATTTGTTCGCGGCTTAA
- a CDS encoding Polymer-forming protein, producing MKTQAVNFTLLGPGSTIHGDVILDHGLSTFGIVSGNLVANAGLLHIAQGGMVKGQVEGEHVRIDGTVEGDVHARGMLEINGRVKGNIFYCGTIRLGPRAALDGQISRVSRELTIENGASNVQHLTRTGAGA from the coding sequence ATGAAAACTCAAGCGGTCAATTTCACCCTGCTAGGTCCTGGCTCCACGATTCACGGCGACGTTATCCTGGATCACGGCCTGAGTACTTTCGGCATCGTCAGTGGGAATCTGGTGGCAAATGCAGGCCTGCTGCATATCGCTCAAGGCGGGATGGTCAAAGGTCAGGTCGAAGGCGAACACGTTCGCATCGACGGGACTGTTGAGGGCGACGTCCACGCGCGCGGGATGCTCGAGATCAACGGTCGGGTGAAAGGGAACATTTTTTACTGCGGCACCATCCGGCTTGGTCCGCGCGCCGCGCTCGATGGCCAGATCTCTCGCGTGTCGCGGGAGCTCACGATTGAGAACGGGGCAAGCAACGTTCAACACCTGACGCGCACCGGTGCGGGCGCCTGA